In a single window of the Pseudomonas oryzihabitans genome:
- a CDS encoding LacI family DNA-binding transcriptional regulator — MASVKDVARLAGVSAMTVSRALNSPDKLSAETLARIQAAIQALGYVPDLAARRTRGGHSSGKTIGVFALGTATTPFAVDLLLGLERTAREHDWNLFIVNLLDEGPRPQDLALMLAHRPDGIVFSSMHLCQVEIPAGLGERPLVLSNCHTLAADLPCYVPDDSAGQYLGMRAALARGARQPLCLNLPRHSLAWPLRQAGMLRACREAGLTAADLRQYDLSGDDAYQEIPAELERRFAADQSPPDLLVCGNDRIALVAYQWLLARGLRIPTDVAVLGYDNMVGVAELFHPPLTTVQLPHFELGRQAALHLIEARTDRGLIRLPCPLVERASL, encoded by the coding sequence ATGGCGTCGGTAAAGGATGTGGCCCGGTTGGCGGGGGTTTCAGCCATGACCGTATCGCGCGCCCTGAATAGCCCGGACAAGCTCAGCGCCGAAACCCTGGCCCGCATCCAGGCAGCGATCCAGGCCCTGGGTTATGTGCCTGACCTAGCTGCCCGGCGCACCCGCGGCGGGCACTCCAGTGGCAAGACCATCGGGGTCTTCGCCCTCGGCACTGCCACCACCCCCTTCGCCGTGGATCTGCTGCTGGGCCTGGAGCGTACCGCCCGTGAGCACGACTGGAATCTGTTCATCGTCAACCTGCTGGACGAGGGCCCCCGCCCGCAGGACCTGGCCCTGATGCTGGCGCATCGTCCCGACGGCATTGTCTTCAGCTCCATGCACCTGTGCCAGGTGGAGATTCCCGCCGGCCTGGGCGAACGCCCCCTGGTGCTGAGCAACTGTCATACCCTGGCGGCCGACCTGCCCTGCTATGTGCCCGACGATAGCGCTGGCCAGTATCTTGGCATGCGCGCGGCCCTGGCGCGCGGCGCGCGGCAGCCGTTGTGCCTCAATCTGCCGCGTCACAGCCTGGCCTGGCCGTTGCGTCAGGCCGGCATGCTGCGGGCCTGCCGTGAGGCAGGCCTGACCGCGGCGGACCTCAGGCAATACGACCTCAGCGGCGACGACGCCTATCAGGAAATTCCGGCCGAACTGGAGCGCCGCTTCGCTGCTGATCAGTCGCCACCCGACCTGCTGGTGTGCGGCAACGATCGCATCGCCCTGGTGGCCTATCAATGGTTGCTGGCCCGCGGCCTACGCATTCCCACGGACGTCGCGGTACTCGGCTACGACAACATGGTAGGGGTGGCCGAACTCTTTCATCCGCCCCTCACCACGGTGCAACTGCCGCACTTCGAACTGGGCCGCCAAGCCGCCCTGCACCTGATCGAGGCCCGCACTGACCGCGGGCTGATCAGACTGCCCTGCCCGCTGGTGGAGCGGGCGTCGCTCTAG
- a CDS encoding methyl-accepting chemotaxis protein has translation MQQSDLQAQRTTSVAAAINELGAAAQEIARNAAHASGEASTARAQGEEGREVLDEALHAMQALSTKIGTSCEHIEALNGKTANIGQILEVIRGISEQTNLLALNAAIEAARAGEAGRGFAVVADEVRSLASRTQSSAQQIQQMIEELQTGSRDAVALMQESQRQSAHSMQVAKSAGERLGSVTERIGEIDGQNQSVATATEEQTSVVETLNMDISEINLLNQQGVDNLQATLAACTALEAEAGRLQRLVGGFRI, from the coding sequence ATGCAGCAGTCGGATCTGCAGGCACAGCGCACCACCAGCGTGGCGGCGGCGATCAATGAACTGGGCGCTGCCGCCCAGGAGATCGCGCGCAACGCCGCCCATGCCTCGGGCGAGGCCAGCACGGCCCGTGCCCAGGGCGAAGAGGGCCGCGAGGTGCTGGACGAAGCCCTGCATGCGATGCAGGCACTGTCGACCAAGATCGGCACCAGTTGCGAGCATATCGAAGCCCTCAACGGCAAGACCGCCAACATTGGCCAGATCCTCGAAGTCATCCGCGGCATCTCCGAACAGACCAACCTGCTGGCGCTCAACGCCGCCATCGAGGCCGCTCGGGCCGGCGAGGCTGGTCGTGGCTTTGCCGTGGTGGCCGACGAGGTGCGTTCCCTGGCCAGCCGTACCCAGAGTTCGGCGCAGCAGATCCAGCAGATGATCGAGGAACTGCAGACCGGCTCGCGCGATGCCGTGGCCCTGATGCAGGAAAGTCAGCGGCAGAGCGCCCACAGCATGCAGGTGGCCAAGAGCGCCGGTGAACGCCTGGGCAGCGTGACCGAGCGCATCGGCGAGATCGACGGCCAGAACCAGTCGGTGGCCACCGCGACCGAGGAACAGACCTCGGTGGTGGAGACCCTGAACATGGACATCAGCGAGATCAACCTGCTGAACCAGCAGGGCGTGGACAACCTCCAGGCCACCCTGGCTGCCTGCACCGCCTTGGAAGCCGAAGCCGGTCGCCTGCAGCGGCTGGTGGGGGGCTTCCGGATCTAG
- a CDS encoding methyl-accepting chemotaxis protein yields MQQSDVQAQRTTSVAAAINELGAAAQEIARNAAHASGEASMARTQGEEGREVLDEALHAMQALSTKIGTSCEHIEALNGKTANIGQILEVIRGISEQTNLLALNAAIEAARAGEAGRGFAVVADEVRSLASRTQSSAQQIQQMIEELQTGSRDAVALMQESQRQSAHSMQVAKSAGERLGSVTERIGEIDGQNQSVATATEEQTSVVETLNMDISEINLLNQQGVDNLQATLAACTALEAEAGRLQRLVGGFRI; encoded by the coding sequence ATGCAGCAGTCAGATGTCCAGGCCCAGCGCACCACCAGCGTGGCCGCGGCGATCAACGAGCTGGGCGCTGCCGCCCAGGAGATCGCCCGCAACGCCGCCCATGCCTCCGGCGAGGCCAGCATGGCCCGCACCCAGGGCGAAGAGGGGCGTGAGGTGCTGGACGAAGCCCTGCATGCGATGCAGGCACTGTCGACCAAGATCGGCACCAGTTGCGAGCATATCGAAGCCCTCAACGGCAAGACCGCCAATATCGGCCAGATCCTCGAAGTCATCCGCGGCATCTCCGAGCAGACCAACCTGCTGGCGCTCAATGCCGCCATCGAGGCCGCTCGGGCCGGCGAGGCCGGTCGTGGCTTTGCCGTGGTGGCCGACGAGGTGCGTTCCCTGGCCAGCCGTACTCAGAGTTCGGCGCAGCAGATCCAGCAGATGATCGAGGAATTGCAGACCGGCTCGCGCGATGCCGTGGCCCTGATGCAGGAAAGCCAGCGGCAGAGCGCCCACAGCATGCAGGTGGCCAAGAGCGCCGGCGAACGCCTGGGCAGCGTGACCGAGCGCATCGGCGAGATCGATGGCCAGAACCAATCTGTGGCCACTGCGACCGAGGAGCAGACCTCGGTGGTGGAGACCCTGAACATGGACATCAGCGAGATCAACTTGCTGAACCAGCAGGGCGTCGACAACCTCCAGGCTACCCTGGCGGCCTGCACCGCCCTGGAAGCCGAAGCCGGTCGCCTGCAGCGCCTGGTGGGTGGCTTCCGGATCTAG
- a CDS encoding AEC family transporter — protein MLALVQATFDVTAPVFALVLLGCVLKRLNWIDTAFINTSSALVFRATMPTLLFLGILKADLGEALQPLLLGYFALATVVSFLAAWGWAIWRCPHADRGVYVQGAFRGNCGIVGLALAATQYGDYGLSVGGIMAGMVILFYNVLSTIVLALYSPHLEANWRTLLRSILGNPLIIGILVAIPFAYFQWQLPRWLDTSARYFAGLTLPLALMCIGATLSLTSLRESSSLAIGASLWKIVWIPLLGVLGALALGIQGPALGILFLYLGCPTAASSFVMARAAGSNSQLAATIVVLSTLGGMLTTNLGLLLLKGFSLL, from the coding sequence GTGCTTGCCCTGGTTCAGGCGACCTTCGACGTCACCGCCCCGGTCTTCGCCCTGGTGCTGCTCGGCTGTGTGCTCAAGCGGCTGAACTGGATCGATACCGCCTTCATCAACACCTCGTCCGCCCTGGTGTTTCGCGCCACCATGCCGACCCTGCTGTTTCTCGGCATCCTCAAGGCCGACCTCGGCGAAGCCCTGCAACCGCTGCTGCTGGGCTACTTCGCCCTGGCCACGGTGGTGAGCTTTCTCGCTGCCTGGGGCTGGGCGATCTGGCGCTGCCCCCATGCCGATCGCGGGGTCTATGTGCAAGGCGCCTTCCGCGGCAACTGCGGCATCGTCGGCCTGGCCCTGGCGGCCACCCAGTACGGCGACTACGGTCTGTCGGTGGGCGGGATCATGGCCGGCATGGTCATCCTCTTCTACAACGTGCTTTCGACCATCGTGCTGGCGCTCTACAGTCCGCACCTGGAAGCCAACTGGCGCACCCTGCTGCGCAGCATCCTCGGCAACCCGCTGATCATCGGCATCCTGGTGGCGATTCCCTTCGCCTATTTCCAGTGGCAGCTGCCACGCTGGCTGGACACCTCGGCGCGCTACTTCGCGGGTCTCACTCTGCCGCTGGCACTGATGTGCATCGGCGCCACCCTGTCGCTCACCTCCTTGCGTGAGAGCAGCAGCCTGGCGATAGGCGCGAGCCTGTGGAAGATCGTCTGGATCCCGCTGCTGGGCGTGCTGGGCGCCCTGGCGCTGGGGATCCAGGGGCCGGCGCTGGGCATCCTCTTCCTCTACCTGGGCTGCCCCACGGCCGCGTCGAGCTTCGTCATGGCCCGCGCCGCTGGCAGCAATTCCCAGCTGGCAGCGACCATCGTGGTGCTCAGCACCCTGGGCGGGATGCTGACCACCAATCTGGGCCTGCTGCTACTGAAAGGATTCAGCTTGCTATAG
- a CDS encoding glucose/quinate/shikimate family membrane-bound PQQ-dependent dehydrogenase, with translation MTVTSNARPGGLPARLLGILFILLGLALLGLGIKLATLGGSLYYLGGGVLLALSGYLLCIRRASGVWVYAFFLVVSTAWAVLEVQFDWWQLVPRLALWFVLGLVLLIPAFRRPLDSRSGGLPLVGSLVIAAVVALVAQFVNYNRLDGDLGRDTAGVESAAPTAADGDWPSYGRTAFGDRYSPLKQIDVNNVKNLEPVWTFRTGDIPGPNDPQETTAENTPLKVNGMLYVCTPHSQVIAVDPDSGKEIWRFDPKLSTQHADSFKGWAHMTCRGVAYHDDATYAGTTTAGQSPAAGSAVPVDEQSTPAASSCPRRLFLPTADTRLIALNADTGKVCSDFGDNGQVDLTANMGSFTPGGYYSTSPPAVTRNLVIIGGHVTDNVSTDEPSGVIRAYDVHSGKLVWNWDSGNPDATAPIAADGIYTRNSPNMWSMMAVDEKVGMVYLPMGNQMPDQWGGNRTPASEKYSAGVVALDIATGKVRWNYQFTHHDLWDMDVGGQPTLVDIKTDGGVKPALMASTKQGSIYVLDRTNGQPIYPIKETQVPQGAVEGDHTSPTQPVSSINLAAPTLKESDMWGGTPFDQALCRIAFREHRYEGIYTPPSTQGSIVYPGNFGVFDWGGISVDPVRQIAFLNPSYMAFTSKLVPREEIANQPARKSETEGIQPNKGAPYGVILSAFLSPLGLPCQAPAWGYVAGLDLTTGKLVYKHKNGTVRDNSPVPLPLPMGVPSLGGTVTTAGGVAFLSGTLDQYLRAYDVKNGKELWKGRLPAGGQTTPMTYTGKDGRQYVLVYTGGHGSLGTKQGDYVMAFALPEKK, from the coding sequence ATGACTGTCACTTCCAACGCGAGACCGGGAGGCCTGCCCGCCAGGTTACTCGGCATCCTGTTCATCCTCCTGGGCCTGGCCCTCTTGGGGCTGGGCATCAAACTGGCCACCCTCGGGGGCTCCCTCTACTACCTCGGCGGCGGCGTGCTGCTCGCCCTGAGTGGTTACCTGCTGTGCATTCGGCGGGCCAGCGGGGTCTGGGTCTATGCCTTCTTCCTGGTGGTGTCCACCGCCTGGGCCGTACTGGAAGTCCAGTTCGACTGGTGGCAACTGGTGCCGCGCCTGGCACTCTGGTTCGTCCTCGGCCTGGTCCTGCTGATCCCGGCGTTCCGCCGGCCGCTGGACAGCCGTAGCGGCGGCCTGCCGCTGGTCGGCTCGCTGGTGATCGCGGCGGTCGTCGCCCTGGTTGCCCAGTTCGTCAACTACAACCGTCTGGACGGTGACCTGGGCCGCGACACCGCGGGCGTCGAAAGCGCCGCCCCGACCGCCGCCGATGGCGACTGGCCGTCCTATGGCCGCACCGCCTTCGGCGATCGCTACTCGCCGCTCAAGCAGATCGACGTCAACAACGTGAAGAATCTGGAGCCCGTCTGGACCTTCCGTACCGGCGACATCCCCGGCCCGAACGATCCCCAGGAGACCACCGCGGAAAACACCCCGCTCAAGGTCAACGGCATGCTCTATGTCTGCACGCCGCACAGCCAAGTGATCGCCGTGGACCCCGATAGCGGCAAGGAAATCTGGCGCTTCGATCCCAAGCTGAGCACCCAGCACGCCGACAGCTTCAAGGGCTGGGCGCACATGACCTGCCGTGGCGTGGCCTACCATGACGACGCCACCTACGCCGGCACCACCACCGCGGGCCAGAGCCCGGCCGCCGGCAGTGCCGTCCCGGTCGACGAGCAGAGCACTCCGGCTGCCAGCAGCTGCCCGCGTCGCCTGTTCCTGCCCACCGCCGACACCCGCCTGATCGCCCTCAACGCCGACACCGGCAAGGTGTGCAGCGACTTCGGCGACAACGGCCAGGTCGACCTGACCGCCAACATGGGCAGCTTCACGCCCGGTGGCTACTACTCCACCTCGCCGCCGGCCGTGACCCGCAACCTGGTGATCATCGGGGGCCACGTCACCGACAACGTCTCCACCGACGAGCCTTCCGGCGTGATCCGCGCCTACGACGTGCACAGCGGCAAGCTGGTATGGAACTGGGACAGCGGCAATCCGGACGCCACGGCGCCCATCGCCGCCGACGGCATCTATACCCGCAACTCGCCCAACATGTGGTCGATGATGGCGGTCGACGAGAAGGTCGGCATGGTCTATCTGCCCATGGGCAACCAGATGCCCGACCAGTGGGGCGGTAACCGTACCCCGGCTTCCGAGAAGTACAGCGCTGGCGTGGTCGCCCTCGACATCGCTACCGGCAAGGTACGCTGGAACTACCAGTTCACCCACCATGACCTCTGGGACATGGACGTGGGTGGTCAGCCGACCCTGGTGGACATCAAGACCGACGGCGGTGTGAAACCCGCGCTGATGGCCTCGACCAAGCAGGGCAGCATCTATGTGCTGGACCGCACCAATGGTCAGCCCATCTACCCGATCAAGGAAACCCAGGTGCCCCAAGGCGCGGTGGAAGGCGACCACACCTCGCCGACCCAGCCGGTCTCCTCGATCAACCTGGCGGCGCCGACCCTCAAGGAAAGCGACATGTGGGGCGGTACGCCCTTCGACCAGGCGCTGTGCCGTATCGCCTTCCGCGAGCACCGCTACGAGGGTATCTACACCCCGCCGTCCACCCAGGGTTCGATCGTCTACCCGGGTAACTTCGGCGTGTTCGACTGGGGCGGTATCTCGGTCGATCCGGTCCGTCAGATCGCCTTCCTGAACCCCAGCTACATGGCCTTCACTTCCAAGCTGGTACCCCGTGAAGAGATCGCCAACCAGCCGGCGCGCAAGAGCGAGACCGAGGGCATCCAGCCCAACAAGGGCGCGCCCTACGGCGTGATCCTGTCGGCCTTCCTGTCGCCCCTGGGCCTGCCCTGCCAGGCACCTGCCTGGGGCTATGTGGCCGGTCTCGACCTGACCACTGGCAAGCTGGTCTACAAGCACAAGAACGGCACCGTGCGCGACAACTCGCCGGTTCCGCTGCCCCTGCCCATGGGCGTGCCCAGCCTGGGCGGCACCGTCACCACTGCCGGTGGCGTGGCCTTCCTGAGCGGCACCCTGGACCAGTACCTGCGCGCCTATGACGTGAAGAACGGCAAGGAACTGTGGAAAGGCCGCCTGCCGGCCGGTGGCCAGACCACCCCCATGACCTACACCGGCAAGGACGGTCGCCAGTACGTGCTGGTCTACACTGGCGGCCATGGCTCGCTGGGCACCAAGCAGGGCGACTACGTGATGGCCTTCGCCCTGCCTGAGAAGAAGTAA
- the pqqF gene encoding pyrroloquinoline quinone biosynthesis protein PqqF, whose translation MPNSLPQHRRLRLANGLAVALLHDPELPQAAALVRIGAGSHQAPRAYPGLAHFLEHLFFLGSRHYPAADGLMPLVQRLGGELNASTRETTTDFFFALAPEHLAAALARLLDMLTAPLLEPGAQRREREVLHAEFIAWARSADTRRDLALAAGLPADHPAAGFHAGNRYSLPLQNPAFQTALRHFQRQQYCGENALLLLAGPQPLAELAELAREHGALLPSGPAPRNPVPPPLAARGEHWQTAAAAPPALALQFAFDDLPPGGWEATELLETLLLGDHPGGLPTRLRQAGLAERLGLAWPYRQARQGLLRLDITPGPKADPARLSATLFGWLDAVRQVPLATLEQDHADRIQRQWSTLPALALVRRLGERLWLDRDGEAWPHATLSPAAQAAWPRLLAQLVPGRLSGFATGLPDQPGATEPVAAPFELPPPNPLLADQPVARPSAMQPWPISQALAPQQREGLLFLRWQWPGQPPVAPAASALGALPRLAAEAGVTLRWSPPGGPWELRLQGWATALPAALEQALEHLKGELDSPRSPSLAPSEPMLIRQLLKVLPERLPALTPQTISDEGPQWQALACGLPATAQAGLARIAPPSLLQAAALGAQPVLRGRHWHPEPSADAQQAVLLFCPQPDAQPATEAAWRLLAARLQGPLFRRLRSERQLGYAVFSAYRQLGDHGGLLIGVQSPHAGAADILMEIEACLTDSGPAVWTDIATLTESIRQLVRDFSPATPQRAALAERLWWGFQRNGALDLGSLGEALARLDDQALRQAWHQLTRADAPRFVLSNAEPPSGWMS comes from the coding sequence ATGCCCAATTCCCTGCCCCAACACCGCCGCCTGCGCCTGGCAAATGGCCTGGCCGTCGCCCTGCTCCATGACCCCGAGCTGCCCCAGGCCGCCGCCCTGGTGCGCATCGGCGCGGGCAGTCACCAGGCACCGCGGGCCTATCCGGGGCTGGCGCACTTTCTCGAACACCTGTTCTTTCTCGGCAGCCGCCACTATCCCGCAGCGGACGGCCTGATGCCGCTGGTGCAGCGTTTGGGCGGCGAACTCAACGCCAGCACCCGCGAGACCACCACCGACTTCTTCTTCGCCCTGGCGCCCGAGCACCTGGCCGCCGCCCTGGCCCGCCTGCTGGACATGCTCACCGCTCCCCTGCTGGAGCCGGGCGCCCAGCGCCGCGAGCGCGAGGTGCTGCACGCCGAGTTCATCGCCTGGGCACGCAGCGCCGATACTCGCCGCGACCTGGCCCTGGCGGCCGGATTGCCCGCGGACCATCCAGCCGCCGGCTTCCACGCCGGCAACCGCTACAGCCTGCCGCTGCAGAACCCCGCCTTCCAGACGGCGCTACGCCATTTCCAACGCCAGCAGTACTGCGGGGAAAACGCCCTGCTGCTGCTGGCCGGGCCGCAACCGCTGGCCGAACTGGCAGAACTGGCTCGCGAACACGGCGCCCTGCTGCCCTCCGGCCCTGCGCCCAGGAACCCAGTACCCCCACCGCTCGCGGCCAGGGGCGAACACTGGCAGACAGCGGCTGCCGCACCCCCGGCGCTGGCCCTGCAATTCGCCTTCGACGACCTGCCGCCCGGCGGCTGGGAGGCAACGGAGCTGCTGGAAACCCTGCTGCTCGGCGACCATCCCGGTGGCCTGCCGACACGCCTGCGTCAGGCCGGGCTGGCCGAGCGCCTGGGCCTCGCCTGGCCTTATCGCCAGGCACGACAGGGACTGCTTCGGCTGGATATCACGCCTGGCCCCAAGGCCGACCCTGCCCGCCTGAGCGCCACCCTGTTCGGCTGGCTGGACGCCGTGCGCCAGGTGCCCCTCGCCACCCTGGAGCAGGACCATGCCGACCGCATCCAGCGCCAGTGGTCCACCCTGCCCGCCCTGGCACTGGTGCGACGCCTGGGTGAACGCCTCTGGCTGGATCGCGATGGCGAGGCCTGGCCACACGCCACGCTCTCGCCTGCGGCCCAGGCCGCTTGGCCCCGGCTGCTCGCCCAACTGGTGCCAGGGCGTCTCAGCGGTTTCGCCACCGGCCTGCCCGACCAGCCAGGTGCGACTGAACCCGTCGCAGCCCCCTTCGAGCTGCCACCGCCCAATCCGCTGCTCGCCGATCAACCCGTGGCGCGCCCTTCCGCGATGCAACCCTGGCCGATCAGCCAGGCCCTTGCCCCCCAGCAGCGCGAAGGCCTGCTGTTCCTGCGCTGGCAGTGGCCGGGACAACCGCCGGTCGCACCCGCGGCCAGCGCCCTGGGCGCCTTGCCGCGTCTGGCCGCCGAGGCTGGGGTCACACTGCGCTGGAGTCCGCCAGGGGGCCCCTGGGAGCTGCGCCTGCAAGGCTGGGCGACGGCGCTGCCGGCAGCGCTGGAGCAGGCGCTCGAACACCTGAAAGGCGAACTGGACAGCCCCAGGTCGCCCTCTCTGGCACCCTCCGAACCCATGCTGATCCGCCAGCTGCTCAAGGTGCTGCCCGAGCGCTTGCCCGCCCTTACCCCTCAAACAATAAGCGACGAGGGGCCACAGTGGCAGGCGCTGGCCTGCGGCCTGCCCGCGACTGCGCAGGCGGGCCTGGCCAGGATCGCGCCGCCCTCCCTGTTGCAGGCCGCTGCGCTTGGCGCGCAGCCGGTCTTGCGTGGTCGTCACTGGCACCCCGAACCCAGCGCCGATGCCCAACAGGCAGTGCTGCTGTTCTGTCCGCAACCCGATGCCCAGCCCGCCACCGAGGCTGCCTGGCGGCTGCTGGCGGCGCGTCTGCAGGGGCCGCTGTTCCGCCGGCTACGCAGCGAACGGCAACTGGGCTATGCGGTGTTTTCCGCCTATCGCCAGTTGGGCGATCACGGCGGTCTGCTGATCGGAGTGCAGTCCCCCCATGCCGGGGCGGCCGACATCCTCATGGAGATCGAGGCCTGCCTGACCGACAGCGGGCCGGCTGTCTGGACCGATATCGCGACGTTGACGGAAAGCATTCGCCAGCTGGTACGCGACTTCAGCCCCGCCACCCCCCAGCGCGCGGCCCTGGCCGAACGGCTCTGGTGGGGCTTCCAGCGCAATGGCGCCCTGGACCTTGGATCCCTGGGAGAGGCTCTGGCCAGGCTGGACGATCAGGCCCTGCGCCAGGCCTGGCATCAGCTCACGAGGGCCGACGCCCCGCGCTTTGTCTTGAGCAATGCCGAGCCACCATCCGGCTGGATGTCATAG
- the pqqA gene encoding pyrroloquinoline quinone precursor peptide PqqA produces MWTKPAYTDLRIGFEVTMYFANR; encoded by the coding sequence ATGTGGACCAAGCCTGCCTACACTGACCTGCGCATCGGCTTCGAAGTCACCATGTACTTCGCCAACCGTTGA
- the pqqB gene encoding pyrroloquinoline quinone biosynthesis protein PqqB, translating to MHIQILGSAAGGGFPQWNCNCANCDGFRKGTLRAQARTQSSIALSDDGVNWILCNASPDIRAQLASFAPLQPARAMRDTGIRAIVLLDSQIDHTTGLLSLREGCPHEVWCTDMVHQDLTTGFPLFNMLQHWNGGLSWQPIALSGSFTIPACPNLEFTPFPLRSAAPPYSPHRHDPHPGDNLGLLVHDRRTGGKLFYAPGLGQPDAALLELMDQADCLLVDGTLWTDDEMQRRGVGTRTGTEMGHLPQSGPGGMLEVLAGFERQRKVLIHINNTNPILDEDSPERAIVERQGVEVAWDGLSIEL from the coding sequence ATGCATATCCAGATTCTCGGCTCCGCCGCCGGCGGTGGCTTTCCCCAGTGGAACTGCAACTGCGCCAATTGCGACGGCTTCCGCAAGGGCACCCTCAGGGCCCAGGCCCGCACCCAGTCTTCCATCGCCCTGTCCGACGACGGGGTGAACTGGATCCTGTGCAACGCCTCGCCCGACATCCGCGCCCAGCTCGCCAGCTTCGCCCCGTTGCAGCCGGCGCGGGCCATGCGTGACACCGGTATCCGCGCCATCGTCCTGCTGGACAGCCAGATCGACCATACCACCGGGCTGCTCAGCCTGCGCGAGGGCTGCCCCCACGAGGTGTGGTGCACCGACATGGTCCACCAGGACCTGACCACCGGCTTTCCGCTGTTCAACATGCTCCAGCACTGGAACGGCGGGCTCAGCTGGCAGCCCATCGCCTTGAGCGGCAGCTTCACCATCCCGGCCTGCCCGAACCTGGAGTTCACGCCCTTCCCGCTGCGCAGCGCCGCGCCGCCCTATTCGCCCCATCGCCACGATCCGCACCCCGGCGACAACCTGGGGTTGCTGGTCCATGACCGGCGCACCGGCGGCAAGCTGTTCTATGCCCCGGGCCTCGGCCAGCCAGACGCGGCCCTGCTGGAGCTGATGGACCAGGCCGACTGTCTGCTGGTGGACGGCACCCTCTGGACCGACGACGAGATGCAGCGTCGCGGCGTGGGCACCCGTACCGGCACCGAGATGGGCCACCTGCCGCAGAGCGGTCCCGGCGGCATGCTGGAGGTGCTGGCCGGCTTCGAGCGCCAGCGCAAGGTGCTGATCCACATCAACAACACCAATCCGATCCTGGACGAAGACTCCCCCGAGCGCGCCATCGTCGAGCGCCAGGGCGTGGAAGTCGCCTGGGACGGACTCTCCATCGAGCTGTGA
- the pqqC gene encoding pyrroloquinoline-quinone synthase PqqC, whose amino-acid sequence MPNALTPAEFEAALRAKGDLYHIHHPYHVAMYQGRASREQIQGWVANRFYYQVNIPLKDAAILANCPDREIRREWVQRILDHDGEPGSEGGIEAWLRLAEATGLDREQVLSQELVLPGVRFAVDAYVNFARRASWQEAASSSLTELFAPQIHQSRLDAWPTHYPWIDPAGYEYFRTRLGQARRDVEHGLQITLQHYTTWESQQRMLEILQFKLDILWSMLDAMSMAYELHRPPYHSVTSERRWHRGIDL is encoded by the coding sequence ATGCCCAACGCCCTCACCCCCGCCGAATTCGAAGCCGCCCTGCGTGCCAAGGGCGACCTCTACCACATCCACCACCCCTATCACGTGGCCATGTACCAGGGTCGCGCCAGTCGCGAGCAGATCCAGGGCTGGGTAGCCAATCGCTTCTACTACCAGGTCAACATACCGCTCAAGGACGCCGCCATCCTGGCCAACTGCCCGGACCGCGAGATCCGCCGGGAGTGGGTGCAGCGCATCCTCGACCACGACGGCGAGCCCGGCAGCGAAGGCGGCATCGAGGCCTGGCTGCGCCTGGCCGAGGCCACCGGCCTGGACCGCGAGCAGGTGCTCTCCCAGGAACTGGTGCTGCCCGGGGTACGCTTCGCGGTGGATGCCTACGTCAACTTCGCCCGTCGCGCCTCCTGGCAGGAAGCCGCCAGCAGCTCCCTGACCGAGCTGTTCGCGCCGCAGATCCACCAGTCGCGGCTGGACGCCTGGCCGACCCACTACCCCTGGATCGATCCGGCCGGTTACGAGTACTTCCGCACCCGCCTGGGCCAGGCCCGCCGCGACGTCGAACACGGCCTGCAGATCACCCTGCAGCACTACACCACCTGGGAGTCCCAGCAGCGCATGCTGGAGATCCTGCAGTTCAAGCTGGACATCCTCTGGAGCATGCTCGACGCCATGAGCATGGCCTACGAACTGCACCGCCCGCCCTACCACAGCGTCACCAGCGAGCGCCGCTGGCACCGAGGAATCGACCTATGA
- the pqqD gene encoding pyrroloquinoline quinone biosynthesis peptide chaperone PqqD codes for MSFDRTQVPRWRPGYRFQFEPAQDAHVLLYPEGMIKLNDSAAAIGGLIDGQRDVAAIIADLDERFPGVPELGADVEQFMEVARAEHWLLLG; via the coding sequence ATGAGCTTCGACCGCACCCAGGTGCCGCGCTGGCGTCCCGGCTACCGCTTCCAGTTCGAGCCGGCGCAGGACGCCCATGTGCTGCTCTATCCCGAGGGCATGATCAAGCTCAACGACAGCGCCGCCGCCATCGGCGGGCTGATCGACGGCCAGCGTGACGTCGCCGCCATCATCGCTGACCTCGACGAACGCTTCCCCGGCGTGCCCGAACTGGGTGCGGACGTCGAGCAATTCATGGAGGTCGCCCGTGCAGAGCACTGGCTCCTGCTCGGCTGA